A window of Bacteroidota bacterium genomic DNA:
ATTAAAAGCACCTTACGAAACCTGAGCCGAAATAAATTTCCTGCTGCCCTGAATATAACTGGTCTTTCCGTCGGCCTGGCCGTTTTTATATTTATCATGCTCTATATCAGGGATGAACTGACGTACGATAAATATCATGAGAAATATAAAAGAATTTACAGGATTGAATCCAATTTCAAAATTGCTGAGCGAAATGAGAAATTTGCCATAGTTCCTATTCCGATGGGACCAGCCTTTAAACTTGAATTTCCTGAAGTTGAGACATTTGTTCGTCTCGTAAATGCCGGAAATGCACTTATCCGGTATGGAGATAAAGAGTACTATGAGGAAAATTTTTATTTTGCCGATTCTACGATGTTCGATGTATTCACTCATAAATTTCTGTTAGGATCGCCTGAGAAAGCCTTATCGGAACCTTTCACCATGGTTGTCACCCGGAAAATCGCCAATAAATATTTTGGTAAAGATAATCCCATCGGACAGGTATTAAAGACAGGCAGTGACCACAGTTATAAAATTACCGCGGTGATAGAAGATCTGCCTTCAAATTCACATTTGAAGTTTGAGGCGCTACTTTCAGCGGTCAGTTTGATGGAAGGCACCACCCCCGAGGATTTTAATAGCATGGAACCCTTACGGTTCTGGAATATCGGCGTATATACCTATATCCTTCTTAATAAAAATACGACAATTGATGGTATTTATAAAAAATTTCCGGCTTTCTACGAAAAATACATGAAGCCCATTGGCGACCAAATCAATGCGAGTATTGATCTGCTTACCACACCTTTAACCGGTCAACATTTTTCCTCCGGTCTCTCTTCCGACCAGCCCACAGGTAACCGTGCCTATATTTACATTTTCCTTGCAGTTGCGGTGTTTATTTTACTTATCGCTGCTATTAATTATATGAATATGGCAACTGCCAAATCAGCAAGCAGGGCAAGGGAAGTAGGCATGCGTAAAGTCCTTGGGGCTTACAGGACTCAACTGATCCGGCAATTCCTCAGTGAATCGGTCCTTCTATCGGTATTGGCTCTTTTGATTGCTCTTGTGATCGTTTATCTGTTTTTAGGAGATTTTAATAGTCTTGCAGGCAAAGAATTGAGCTTCCGCATGCTTACCCAACCTCAGGTGCTTCTTTCGGTTATTATTGTTGCCTTGTTTGTTGGAGTGATCTCGGGAAGTTATCCGGCATTCTATCTTTCTGCCTATCAACCTGTTAACGTGCTCAAAGGTACTTTTAGCGGCTCTGGCAGGAGATCTGGATTATTAAGAAGGATTTTAGTTGTTTTTCAGTTCTTTATTGCTATCCTGATGATCATTGCTACTCTTGTACTTTCTCATCAATTGAATTTCATGAGGGAAAAAAATCTTGGCTTTGATAAAAAGAATATGGTGGTGCTTCAATTACAGGATTCGACTTTCAGGAGTAAATCGGAATCATTTAAAAAAGAATTGCTCACGAATTCTAATATACTTGGTGTAACCAATTCAACTGGTATTCCCGGGGAGATCAACTGGATTCAGGTAGTAAGGGTTCAGATGGCGAATGAGATGAAGGATAATGCCCTGATACTGGCTCAGACCGACTTTGATTTTATTAAAGTGATGGGTATGGAGATAGTAAAAGGGAGAGATTTTGACCAGGCTATGGGAACCGATAAAACAGAGGCAGTCATAATCAATGAAACAGGGGTGAAAACCCTTGGATGGGTGGATGATCCGATAGGAAAAAAGATACAGTACGGATTCGATCTTAATGGCAACACGGGTAGGATACTGAAAGTTATTGGTGTGGTTAAAGATTTTAACTTTAAATCATTACATAATAAGATAGAACCTATTATCCTCTTTATCAGTGATGAACCACGATATTTCTTATCTGTCCGTATAAGTGACGAAAATACTCAGTCAACACTCGATTTTATTGAATCCAAATGGCATGCATTTGGCGCCAAAAGGCCTTTTGATTATGCATTTCTTAATCAGAGACTCGATGAGATGTACCAGGCAGAGCATAAGTTAGGTGTCATTTTCAGGCTTGCCGCCATTTTGACCATATTAATTGCTCTGCTTGGTTTATTAGGTTTATCCTCGTTTATTGCCGAACAACGTTTTAAAGAAATCGGCATACGGAAAATTCATGGTGCTACAGTAGGGAACATCATGCAATTATTGGTTAGGGAATTCGTCATTCTTATCCTGATTGCTTTTGTGATATCTGCGCCTATTGCCTGGTGGAGGCTTGATATATGGATAAATCATACATTCATTTATCATGATACCATGTCATGGATCTTTTTCTTACTTGCCGGCATTCTCGCTCTGGGAATAGGTACACTCACCATTAGTATCTATATCCTTAGAGCAGCTACCTCAAATCCCGTAAATGCAATAAAATATGAATGACCATGCTGGGGTTATCTCTTATGGCCCCAGTATAACTTATTCATTAAACTGATATCCCACATTTGTTAGCTATCAGCTATTGTTTTGCATACAGATCATTCTTGCCCGAAATAAAATCCGATAGTGACGATGTTCTCCAATTGTAACGCTTTATTTATCAGTTTTTCATATTCAATTAGTGTCTGAATGCTCGATTTGATATGTTTTCCAAGAATGATGCTAAACTCGTTCCTGATATTTAGATCAATAGGCATATTAAAATTTTTAAACGCTTTAATATTACAATTCCATTTTATTGAATTGCCGAATTCCTTAATAAATATCAGCTCTGTGCTTAGTCCGTATTCGAAAAGTATTTTTTTGTTTTTTTTAACTCCGTAGTACAAATCGGTGTTCATATCAGTATATACGGCCTGATTATAGATATAAATGAATTTAGCGCTAGAAATCCCGATATTTAATGATCCCAGGTTTCCCCCCTTAAA
This region includes:
- a CDS encoding ABC transporter permease, encoding MILNYIKSTLRNLSRNKFPAALNITGLSVGLAVFIFIMLYIRDELTYDKYHEKYKRIYRIESNFKIAERNEKFAIVPIPMGPAFKLEFPEVETFVRLVNAGNALIRYGDKEYYEENFYFADSTMFDVFTHKFLLGSPEKALSEPFTMVVTRKIANKYFGKDNPIGQVLKTGSDHSYKITAVIEDLPSNSHLKFEALLSAVSLMEGTTPEDFNSMEPLRFWNIGVYTYILLNKNTTIDGIYKKFPAFYEKYMKPIGDQINASIDLLTTPLTGQHFSSGLSSDQPTGNRAYIYIFLAVAVFILLIAAINYMNMATAKSASRAREVGMRKVLGAYRTQLIRQFLSESVLLSVLALLIALVIVYLFLGDFNSLAGKELSFRMLTQPQVLLSVIIVALFVGVISGSYPAFYLSAYQPVNVLKGTFSGSGRRSGLLRRILVVFQFFIAILMIIATLVLSHQLNFMREKNLGFDKKNMVVLQLQDSTFRSKSESFKKELLTNSNILGVTNSTGIPGEINWIQVVRVQMANEMKDNALILAQTDFDFIKVMGMEIVKGRDFDQAMGTDKTEAVIINETGVKTLGWVDDPIGKKIQYGFDLNGNTGRILKVIGVVKDFNFKSLHNKIEPIILFISDEPRYFLSVRISDENTQSTLDFIESKWHAFGAKRPFDYAFLNQRLDEMYQAEHKLGVIFRLAAILTILIALLGLLGLSSFIAEQRFKEIGIRKIHGATVGNIMQLLVREFVILILIAFVISAPIAWWRLDIWINHTFIYHDTMSWIFFLLAGILALGIGTLTISIYILRAATSNPVNAIKYE